From Saccharibacillus brassicae:
TCCCGGCGGGCGAACAGCAGCCGGATCATGTTGCGCTCTTCGGCGGGAATCCGCTCGAAATCGAGAAACACGAACGAAGCCGCTTCGTTCCACGCCACGATGTTGCACATCCGGTCGGAGACGATGACGGGGCAGTACGTCAGCTCGTCGATGATCGTGCGCAGCGCGGGCGGGATCGGCGCCGCCGCCGATTCCGACAGACGCGCGGCAGCTCCGCCGTCCGCGGCCAGCGAATACAAATACCGGCGTTCGTCGGCGTTCAGGCGAAGCGCGGCCGCGACGCAGTCGAGCACCGACGGGGACGCCTGGATGTCCCGGCCCTGTTCGAGCCAGGTGTACCAGGTTGTGCTGACGCCGGCGAGCTGCGCGACTTCTTCGCGGCGCAGGCCCGGCGTCCGGCGCCGCGTACCCGCGGGCAGGCCGGCCGATTCGGGCGAAATTTTGGCGCGCTGGCTTTTGAGAAAAGCGGACAGCGCTTGAAGACGGGCAGCGGAATGCATCGGTCATCCTCCTTCGGAATCCGGTAAACAGGCAGTTCTTATACCCGTATAAACGGTAACTTGTACTAGGATAGTTTCCGTGACAGTATAGCGGTACGGGAAGCTTCCGACAAGGGCGGCTTTCGATTTTAATCAGAAACCGAGAGGGGAAAGCCGCAAATGGAAAGAGTCGTTATTACGGGTATGGGCGTCGTCACGCCGCTTGGCAGCGGAGTCGAGACCTTTTGGTCGAAGCTGGTCGCCGGGCAGTCGGGGGTGCGGTCGATCGAAGCGTTCGACGCAAGCCGGCACAAAGCGAAGATCGCCGGGGAAGTGCGGGATTTCGACGGAGCGGCGCTGCTTGGCGCCAAAGAAGCGCGCAAGCTGGACCGCTTCTGCCAGTTCGCTCTGGCCGCGGCCGACGAGGCGGTGCAGCAATCGGAACTCGATCTGGCACGCACCGACCGGGAGCGGATGGGTGTCTACGTCGGATCGGGCACCGGAGGGATCGGGACGCTGATGGAGCAGGCCGGCGTGCTGGACGCCCGCGGGCCGGGCCGGGTCAGCCCGATGCTCGTGCCGGCGATGATCGTCAACATGGCCGCCGCGCTGATCAGTATCCGCTACGGGGCGCTCGGCCCGTCGATGTCTCCGGTCACCGCGTGTTCGATCGGCAACACGGCGATCGGCGAAGCGTTTTACCAGATTCAGGCGGGCCGTTCGGACGTCATGCTCGCGGGCGGCAGCGAAGCGGCGGTGACGGAGATCGCGCTGGCCAGCTTCTCGAACGCAACCGCGCTGTCGACCCGCAGCGACGCTCCGCAGCAGGCGAGCCGGCCGTTCGAAGCGGACCGCGACGGGTTCGTCATGGCGGAAGGCGCCGGCATTCTGGTGCTGGAATCGCTGAGCCATGCGCAGGAGCGGGGAGCCGCCATCCTCGGCGAGGTGATCGGCTACGGAGCGAGCTCGGACGCGTACCATATGGTGGCGACGCCGGAAGACGGCAACGGAGCGGCCCGCGCGATGCGAACGGCACTGAGAGAAGCGAACATCGCGCCCGCGGAGATCGACGTGATCAGCGCCCATGCGACGAGCACCGTGCTGGGTGACCGTTCGGAGACCGCCGCGATCAAATCGGTATTCGGCCAAGACGCGTACCGCATTCCGGTGACGGCCAACAAGTCGATGACCGGCCATATGCTCGGCGC
This genomic window contains:
- a CDS encoding helix-turn-helix transcriptional regulator, whose amino-acid sequence is MHSAARLQALSAFLKSQRAKISPESAGLPAGTRRRTPGLRREEVAQLAGVSTTWYTWLEQGRDIQASPSVLDCVAAALRLNADERRYLYSLAADGGAAARLSESAAAPIPPALRTIIDELTYCPVIVSDRMCNIVAWNEAASFVFLDFERIPAEERNMIRLLFARREFRRLAVNWEQFASGFLSLFRSYYGRHVGDGWYNLFLAEMTAGYPEFRDMWEHGQVSYAPEVHLEFRHAKAGKMVYELTSLGMSGQEDLRLSIYTPAAGTTTESKLRRLMHEPGSAPGDADPASFS
- the fabF gene encoding beta-ketoacyl-ACP synthase II is translated as MERVVITGMGVVTPLGSGVETFWSKLVAGQSGVRSIEAFDASRHKAKIAGEVRDFDGAALLGAKEARKLDRFCQFALAAADEAVQQSELDLARTDRERMGVYVGSGTGGIGTLMEQAGVLDARGPGRVSPMLVPAMIVNMAAALISIRYGALGPSMSPVTACSIGNTAIGEAFYQIQAGRSDVMLAGGSEAAVTEIALASFSNATALSTRSDAPQQASRPFEADRDGFVMAEGAGILVLESLSHAQERGAAILGEVIGYGASSDAYHMVATPEDGNGAARAMRTALREANIAPAEIDVISAHATSTVLGDRSETAAIKSVFGQDAYRIPVTANKSMTGHMLGASGAVEAVALVKSLQTGLIPPTINLEQADPLCDLDYTAGTARQAELSIGISNSFGFGGHNSAIVLRKYEN